A genome region from Sardina pilchardus chromosome 22, fSarPil1.1, whole genome shotgun sequence includes the following:
- the cdc42ep4b gene encoding cdc42 effector protein 4: MPILKQLVSGSSQSKRRSRADLTPEMISAPLGDFRHTMHVGRGGDTFGDTSFLASRSGEPPRPDPQYHPHHHHASSTLQQPPQHQPPPPPLPDSPVHKPGLLSRTFRSSKRSQSVNRADKHKTASASSITVASMAPGGGGGGSPAHVKTAISMPYLNEAGGGVAMSKSASSSPLKKIGADGDAVDGWKPANGAAATGGGGVTLASHEPDLLESERRFGELSDLPPSLPRGGGGFGGMKHAESIMSFHIDLGPSMLGDILSVMDKPGWEEDDLGYEEGRPSSPLSPPEDSGDHDNGDRDNDDDDDDDAPSPPPPSRPPRSTSTAPYTPELRNNNNNIAGVTRPSNHLHHTDSCSVSSSGSTVQEDKMSAHGGQYHHHSSHRHGNQSETDGDSARYSSPGRTRDEEDRDFSFMDDEEDEDEIRV, translated from the coding sequence ATGCCGATCCTGAAGCAGCTGGTGTCCGGCTCGTCGCAGTCCAAGCGGCGCTCGCGCGCCGACCTCACGCCGGAGATGATCAGCGCGCCGCTCGGCGACTTCCGCCACACCATGCACGTGGGCCGCGGCGGCGACACCTTCGGCGACACCTCCTTCCTGGCCAGCCGCTCGGGCGAGCCCCCCCGCCCTGACCCCCAgtaccacccccaccaccaccacgcctcctccaccctccagcagcccccccagcaccagcccccaccgccccccctgCCGGACTCCCCCGTCCACAAGCCCGGCCTGCTGTCCAGGACCTTCCGCAGCAGCAAGCGCTCGCAGTCGGTCAACCGCGCCGACAAGCACAAGACGGCGTCGGCGTCGTCCATCACGGTGGCCTCCATGGCGcccggaggaggggggggcggcTCGCCCGCGCACGTCAAGACGGCCATCTCCATGCCGTACCTGAACGAGGCCGGCGGCGGCGTCGCGATGTCCAAGAGCGCCTCGTCCAGCCCGCTGAAGAAGATCGGCGCCGACGGAGACGCGGTGGACGGCTGGAAGCCGGCCAACGGCGCGGCGGCCaccggaggaggaggggtcacTCTGGCGTCCCACGAGCCGGACCTCCTGGAGAGCGAGCGGCGTTTCGGCGAGCTGAGCGACCTCCCGCCGTCCCTGccccgcggcggcggcggtttCGGGGGCATGAAGCACGCCGAGTCCATCATGTCCTTCCACATCGACCTGGGCCCGTCCATGCTGGGCGACATCCTCAGCGTGATGGACAAGCCCGGCTGGGAGGAGGACGACCTCGGCTACGAGGAGGGCCGCCCCTCGtcccccctcagcccccccGAGGACAGCGGCGACCACGACAACGGCGACCGTgacaacgacgacgacgacgacgacgacgccccgtcccccccgcccccctccaggCCCCCTCGGTCCACCTCGACCGCCCCCTACACCCCCGAGCtccgcaacaacaacaacaacatcgcCGGAGTGACCCGACCCTccaaccacctccaccacacggACAGCTGCTCGGTGTCCAGCTCCGGCTCCACGGTCCAGGAGGACAAGATGTCGGCGCACGGCGGCCAgtaccaccaccacagcagccACCGGCACGGCAACCAGAGCGAGACGGACGGCGACAGCGCCCGCTACAGCTCGCCGGGACGGACACGCGACGAGGAGGACCGGGACTTCTCCTTCATGGACGACGAAGAGGACGAGGACGAAATCCGAGTGTAA